The Pseudanabaena yagii GIHE-NHR1 genome segment TAATTCAAACAGTGCGAAATATTGGTTATCGCTTTAATCCAGAGGCATTATCGCGCCCATCGCTACGCCAAAATCCGCAAAATACAAATAACACCAATAGCGATCGCCCACCACAATTCACAGCTCCCCCCAGCCGCTCGTTTGCCAAGTATTAGGGATTTGAGATGGATTGCATCAAGCACAACCTTCGATATAACCTACCTCTGGTAACTTACCAGCCCGATAACGTACAACCTTTTGTCCATCTGTCTCAAAAATCACTCGATAATTACTATCTTCTTCATCCCTCGGAATGAAGACTAGGTAATGTCCTCCAAATCTATTGTAGGGATGCTTTTGAACTTAAATTTGTCCTTGGTAGAGATATTTAATTCGTTCCTCAGAATCGCCGATTTTTGCACCACGAAAAGTTGTAACTCTAGGATTATCTATATCAACTCTTACAATGCGATAGTCAGACACCATGAAGCTAACACCATCTAATCCACTCACAGGTTTGTAGTAAGTACAATATTTAGGATTTCCCCCATAGACTTTCTTCATGTTTAGACCTGAAGCCTTTACAGCCTCATCGATTGTCTGTCCTACCAAAACCGACCCTATACCATTTGTACCCACTTGAGATTCTTCAGTTAAAGTTACCTGAGCAAAACTTGGCAAAGCTCCTGTACTGAAAGTTCCTGTAATGATTGAAACGGAAGCGATAGCTAACCTAATCAAAGGGAAAGAAGTTTTCATGATTCTTTAAGTCCAGTATGGTTTTGATAAGTTTGATAAGTGAGTTGCACTAAACCAGTTTCAAAAGCCTGACAACTCTCCAAACTTAAGGGCAACGTGGGTAATGGAGGTGCGAATAAAGCTATTCCTTTACCTAAAATTATCGGGTGTATTGACAGAATAAATTTATCCACCAGATGCTGCTCTAAACAGGTCTTAGCGATCGCTGCACCACCGACTAACCAGATGTCTTTTCCTTCCTGATTTTTTAGGTCTTTAACAAAACTAACTAAATCGCTAGACACAAAAGTTACATTCTCGTCGCGATCGCCTTGGAGAGTTTGCGAAAAAACAAATCCTACCTTATCTGCGTATGGATACTCGCCCCACGATTGGATCTGCTCATAGGTATTGCGTCCCATAATTAAACGATCGATCGAACTATAAAAATCCTCATAGCCATAATCTTGATCGGTAAAAAGCCAATCTACCTCGCCAGAACTACGCGCAACATAGCCATCCAAGCTAGTGGCAATGTACAAAATTAGCTGTCCCATCACAGAAAATCTAATCGTTTTCAGGAAACCAGCGATCTTTAGATCCCCATTAAATGATATTTTGAGAAGCGGTTAGCTTTATATGTGAGCGCAAAAAGTTAAACAAAAAGTTAAACAAAAAGTTAAGCTTTTATAGTTTGATGTATTGCATTTTCTTGCATATATCTTTTTGCACGTCATTTCATTGCAAATTTTTTAGATTCTGAGTTAAGAGGCTGGAGTAAACAGCAAGCATGGTAACAACCGCAGAGAAAGTATCAGTCGGGCGCATCACCAAGATCATCGGTCCTGTGGTCGATGCCGAATTCCCCAGTGGCAAAATCCCCGAAATTTATAACGCCGTTGTCGTAACTGGCAAAAACTCCGCAGGACAAGACATCAACGTCACCTGCGAAGTACAACAATTACTAGGTGATAACCAAGTACGTGCTGTTGCGATGAGTACCACTGACGGCATCGTTAGAGGTATGGATGTAACAGACACAGGCGCACCGATTAGCGTTCCTGTTGGACCTAACACCCTCGGTCGTATCTTCAACGTATTAGGTGAACCTATTGATGAATTAGGTCCTGTTACTACCGAAGAAAAATTCCCTATTCACCGTCCATCTCCTGCATTTACCTCCTTAGAAACCAAACCTAGCACCTTTGAAACGGGCATTAAGGTAAT includes the following:
- a CDS encoding dihydrofolate reductase family protein, which codes for MGQLILYIATSLDGYVARSSGEVDWLFTDQDYGYEDFYSSIDRLIMGRNTYEQIQSWGEYPYADKVGFVFSQTLQGDRDENVTFVSSDLVSFVKDLKNQEGKDIWLVGGAAIAKTCLEQHLVDKFILSIHPIILGKGIALFAPPLPTLPLSLESCQAFETGLVQLTYQTYQNHTGLKES